The Peribacillus sp. FSL P2-0133 genome has a segment encoding these proteins:
- a CDS encoding family 14 glycosylhydrolase, whose translation MNKLSVGVFTFMLYFVPLSSTSPGSAEVKPDYKLYVMAPLGEITDWDAFEAELTQLKENGVYAITTDIWWGLVESKKDNQFDWTYYKKYGETVKASGLKWVPILSTHQCGGNVGDDCNYPIPSWLWNKDTAENMAFKSESGFWNKEVLAPWWEGTADQYNELYKSFAENFADQKGLIAKIYLSAGPAGELRYPSYQNADGWNYPERGQLQVYTEGAKRDFRLTMREKYSTIKKLNAAWGKTYKNWNEIQPPGNGDEFFTKGGAIDTQFGYDFMQWYQGALEKHLAKISKFAHKHFDKVFGVPIGAKISGVHWKMNDPVLPHSAEYSAGYYNYSKLLNQFKKSNMALTFTCLEMGDQEAQTAPSYSAPKTLVTHIASLTNEKGISLNGENALPLINNERGFDNIAEMVFNHGFEGFTLLRMSYLFDDEGNPTNEFRMMADKLEGMSIPVTFTVENAPPTHGVYLIGDRGEIGRWNPEDYEYKLTQNKDGSWSGTFRLAADRFYEFKFVLKDEDGNITWQDGENNSYKTPLNGEGNYITSW comes from the coding sequence ATGAACAAATTATCTGTTGGTGTTTTTACCTTTATGCTGTATTTTGTTCCTTTATCAAGTACTTCACCTGGATCAGCAGAAGTAAAACCAGATTACAAGCTTTATGTAATGGCCCCATTGGGTGAAATAACAGATTGGGATGCATTTGAAGCAGAGCTGACCCAGTTGAAGGAAAATGGAGTTTATGCAATAACGACAGATATCTGGTGGGGATTAGTCGAGAGTAAAAAAGATAATCAGTTTGATTGGACTTATTATAAAAAATATGGGGAAACAGTGAAAGCTTCCGGTTTAAAATGGGTGCCCATTTTGTCTACACATCAATGCGGCGGTAATGTGGGGGATGATTGTAACTATCCCATCCCGAGTTGGCTCTGGAATAAAGACACTGCCGAAAACATGGCTTTCAAGAGTGAAAGTGGTTTCTGGAATAAGGAAGTACTTGCTCCTTGGTGGGAAGGTACAGCTGATCAATACAACGAATTGTACAAATCATTTGCAGAGAACTTTGCTGATCAGAAGGGTCTAATAGCTAAAATATATTTAAGTGCAGGACCAGCTGGGGAACTTAGATATCCCTCATACCAGAATGCTGATGGCTGGAATTATCCTGAAAGGGGACAACTTCAAGTTTATACAGAAGGAGCCAAACGGGATTTCAGGCTAACCATGAGAGAAAAATATTCAACGATAAAAAAATTAAATGCTGCTTGGGGCAAAACGTATAAAAACTGGAATGAGATACAGCCGCCAGGAAACGGGGATGAATTTTTCACAAAGGGCGGAGCAATCGATACACAATTTGGATATGACTTTATGCAGTGGTATCAAGGAGCACTCGAAAAGCATCTTGCAAAAATCTCTAAATTCGCCCATAAACATTTTGACAAAGTCTTTGGCGTGCCAATTGGAGCTAAAATCTCGGGAGTCCATTGGAAAATGAATGATCCCGTACTGCCGCATTCAGCAGAGTATAGTGCCGGCTACTATAACTACTCCAAATTATTGAATCAATTTAAGAAATCGAATATGGCCCTCACGTTCACCTGTTTGGAAATGGGAGATCAAGAAGCACAAACTGCTCCATCCTATAGCGCTCCAAAAACGTTGGTGACCCATATTGCCTCTTTAACTAATGAAAAAGGAATTTCTTTAAACGGGGAAAACGCACTCCCGCTGATCAATAATGAAAGGGGCTTTGACAATATAGCAGAAATGGTTTTTAACCATGGTTTTGAGGGATTTACCTTGCTAAGGATGTCCTATTTATTCGACGATGAAGGAAATCCAACAAATGAGTTCAGGATGATGGCTGATAAATTGGAAGGCATGTCGATTCCAGTTACATTCACAGTTGAAAATGCACCTCCCACACATGGAGTTTACTTAATTGGGGATAGAGGAGAAATCGGCAGGTGGAATCCTGAAGATTACGAATATAAACTCACTCAAAACAAAGATGGCAGCTGGAGTGGAACATTCCGTTTAGCCGCAGATCGATTCTATGAATTCAAGTTCGTCCTGAAAGATGAAGATGGCAATATTACTTGGCAAGATGGGGAAAATAATAGTTATAAAACTCCTTTGAATGGAGAAGGAAACTATATAACTTCATGGTAG
- the nirD gene encoding nitrite reductase small subunit NirD yields the protein MGKTLQKIKVSKVNEMPKKLGKTVTIGSHEIALFHLANGEFRAIENRCPHKGGVLVEGIVSGDHVFCPMHDWKISVKNGEVQKPDNGCVKTFNVEIEDGNVYIVL from the coding sequence ATGGGGAAAACTCTTCAAAAAATAAAGGTTTCAAAAGTAAATGAGATGCCAAAAAAACTAGGGAAAACAGTAACCATAGGCTCTCATGAAATTGCTCTTTTTCATTTAGCAAATGGTGAATTCCGAGCTATTGAAAATCGTTGCCCACATAAAGGCGGTGTTCTGGTGGAAGGCATTGTGAGTGGTGATCACGTCTTTTGCCCGATGCATGACTGGAAAATCAGTGTCAAGAATGGAGAAGTCCAAAAACCTGATAATGGTTGCGTAAAAACATTCAATGTTGAAATAGAAGATGGTAATGTTTATATTGTTTTATAA